The Candidatus Thorarchaeota archaeon genome includes a window with the following:
- a CDS encoding phosphoribosyltransferase — protein METSFEYVGWERLYELCFRLYERITRTDFVPDVIIGIARGGWVPARILSDLFFMNETANVKVDLYRGIFARDEGPKVSQSIPDECEWDDPLVVDDVSDTGESMIAALDHLRGRGLSNVRTACLHMKPGTDLVPDFYVEETRSWIVYPWELKEFVFTYATQIAEEDASLENMEQDLLDLHLPLHYVRFFLKQWKERGGRDTFEPEA, from the coding sequence ATGGAGACGAGCTTTGAATACGTAGGCTGGGAACGTCTTTACGAACTCTGCTTCCGGCTCTATGAGCGAATAACCAGGACCGATTTCGTGCCTGATGTTATTATCGGAATCGCTAGAGGGGGCTGGGTTCCTGCAAGAATCTTATCAGATTTGTTTTTCATGAATGAAACTGCAAATGTCAAAGTTGACCTTTATAGAGGGATATTTGCGCGTGATGAGGGACCTAAGGTAAGCCAGTCAATACCTGACGAATGTGAATGGGATGACCCTCTGGTTGTTGATGATGTATCCGATACCGGTGAAAGCATGATAGCCGCACTCGACCATCTTCGGGGGAGAGGCCTCAGCAATGTGAGAACAGCTTGCTTACACATGAAACCAGGTACTGATTTGGTTCCAGATTTCTACGTGGAGGAAACACGGTCATGGATTGTATACCCTTGGGAGTTGAAAGAATTCGTGTTTACGTACGCGACTCAAATAGCAGAGGAAGATGCATCACTGGAAAATATGGAGCAAGATTTGCTGGATCTTCATCTACCTCTTCACTATGTACGATTCTTTCTGAAACAATGGAAGGAACGTGGTGGGCGTGATACTTTTGAACCGGAGGCTTGA
- a CDS encoding MoaD/ThiS family protein, producing the protein MTELFIKLLNKGLKPHEHNRFSFKTLENATVRQLMEDLHESYQDRFEVYLDEQDNTTLRREAIVLVNGQNMVAHQGYDTKLNDGDVVVFMIAAVGGA; encoded by the coding sequence TTGACCGAACTGTTCATAAAGCTTCTTAACAAGGGTTTAAAGCCCCATGAGCATAATCGATTCAGCTTTAAGACACTTGAGAACGCAACTGTAAGGCAGCTGATGGAAGACCTCCATGAATCATACCAGGATAGGTTTGAAGTCTATTTAGACGAGCAGGACAATACCACCCTTCGGAGGGAGGCCATTGTTCTAGTAAATGGCCAGAATATGGTTGCTCACCAGGGTTATGACACAAAACTAAATGACGGTGATGTTGTAGTTTTCATGATAGCTGCTGTTGGCGGAGCTTGA